The following coding sequences are from one Ficedula albicollis isolate OC2 unplaced genomic scaffold, FicAlb1.5 N00262, whole genome shotgun sequence window:
- the SLC28A3 gene encoding solute carrier family 28 member 3 isoform X1, with translation MKNSQNEKTVHTTQGDEYINIESDLHENKRASVDDEQPRLKGHLEKIYDEVCEFCKKHKTRIHYVFYGVLITAYFAVVIAACSLNFQRALPLFVFTFLAIFFICWDFLIAKYEDRIAAFFSPGDQYLKKQWFWLKWVLCAALVIMIICWLILDTAKRGSRPLISFGGLVMYVLLMLIFSKYPTRVAWRPVFSGIGMQFILGLLILRTKVGFDVFSWLGIQIQTFLEYSDAGAKFVFGDKYTDHFFAFKVLPIVIFFSTVMSMLYHIGFMQWLIGKVGWIMHFFMGTTPVESLVAAGNIFVGQTESPLLVRPYLPYITESELHAVMTAGFATIAGSVLGAYISFGVSSSHLLTASVMSAPASLAVSKLFWPETEKPPVTLKSGIEMAKSESKNLLQAASQGASTSIGLVANIAVNVISFLALLSFLDSSLSWVGNLFDYPQLSFENICAYVFMPFSFMMGVDWEDSFIVGGLLGYKTFFNEFLAYERLSQLIQKRKNGGSMYINGVKQYMTVRSEVIATYALCGFANFGSLGLVIGGLSSIAPTKKKEIADSAFRAMIAGTVACFMTACVAGMLTAPGVEVPCHILLGNASNFTDFPPNSTELVECCQRLFTSANHSEVIFPAGNYSLNSWKVCCQILGQPAFHCT, from the exons ATGAAGAATtcacaaaatgagaaaacagtGCATACTACTCAG GGGGATGAATACATCAATATTGAGAGTGATCTGCATGAAAACAAACGTGCCTCTGTAGATGATGAGCAACCACGCTTGAAAGG gcatttagaaaaaatatatgaTGAAGTCTGTGAATTTTGCAAGAAACATAAAACCAGAATTCATTATGTGTTCTATGGAGTTTTAATAACAG CATACTTCGCAGTAGTCATTGCAGCCTGCAGTTTGAATTTTCAGAGAGCTTTGCCACTCTTTGTCTTCACTTTCCTAGCCATCTTCTTcatctgctgggattttttaataGCTAAATATGAAGACAGAATTGCTGCATTCTTTTCCCCTGGAGATCAATATCTGAAAAAACAGTGGTTTTGGCTGAAATG GGTGCTGTGTGCAGCTCTTGTTATAATGATCATTTGCTGGCTCATCTTGGACACAGCAAAACGAGGATCCCGTCCGCTAATCTCCTTTGGTGGGCTTGTGATGTATGTTCTCCTGATGCTTATCTTTTCCAAATACCCAACCAGA GTTGCTTGGAGACCAGTATTTTCAGGAATAGGAATGCAGTTTATTCTTGGGCTTCTTATTCTGAGGACCAAAGTGGGTTTTGATGTATTTAGCTGGCTAGGCATTCAGATCCAG ACTTTTCTGGAGTACTCTGATGCAGGTGCCAAGTTTGTGTTTGGTGACAAATACACAGatcatttctttgcttttaag GTACTGCCAATTGTGATTTTCTTCAGTACGGTTATGTCTATGCTTTACCACATTGGATTCATGCAGTGGCTTATTGGAAAG gtTGGTTGGATAATGCACTTCTTCATGGGCACAACTCCTGTTGAGTCTCTGGTAGCTGCAGGTAACATATTTGTGGGACAG acagaGTCTCCTCTCCTGGTACGGCCTTACTTACCATATATCACCGAATCTGAGCTCCATGCAGTCATGACAGCAGGATTCGCAACTATTGCTGGAAGTGTCTTAGGAGCATATATTTCTTTTGGG GTCTCCTCCTCCCATCTACTGACTGCTTCCGTCATGTCAGCACCAGCATCATTAGCTGTCTCCAAATTATTCTGGCCTGAAACTGAAAAGCCTCCGGTAACTCTGAAGAGTGGCATAGAAATGGCAAAAAG TGAATCAAAGAACCTGCTGCAAGCAGCCAGTCAGGGTGCCTCTACGTCCATCGGGCTGGTAGCAAACATCGCCGTGAATGTAATCTCCTTCCTTGCCCTGCTGAGTTTCCTTGACTCATCCCTTTCTTGGGTGGGCAATTTGTTTGACTATCCACAGCTGAGCTTTGAG AACATTTGTGCTTATGTCTTCATGCCATTCTCTTTCATGATGGGAGTAGACTGGGAAGACAGTTTTATTGTTGGTGGACTACTAGGTTACAAAACTTTCTTCAATGAATTTTTGGCTTATGAGCGCCTTTCACAGCTGATTCAAAAACGAAAAAATGGTGGAAGCATGTACATTAATGGTGTGAAACAATATATGACA GTTCGCTCTGAAGTCATCGCCACCTATGCTCTCTGTGGCTTTGCCAACTTTGGCTCCCTGGGACTGGTAATAGGAGGCCTGT CAAGCATTGCTCCcacaaaaaagaaggaaatagcTGACAGTGCTTTCAGAGCAATGATTGCAGGAACTGTGGCGTGTTTCATGACAGCCTGTGTCGCAG GAATGCTGACTGCCCCTGGTGTGGAAGTTCCTTGCCATATTTTATTAGGAAATGCTTCCAACTTCACAGATTTCCCTCCCAACAGCACAGAGCTAGTTGAATGCTGCCAGCGTCTCTTCACCAG
- the SLC28A3 gene encoding solute carrier family 28 member 3 isoform X2, with protein MEGDEYINIESDLHENKRASVDDEQPRLKGHLEKIYDEVCEFCKKHKTRIHYVFYGVLITAYFAVVIAACSLNFQRALPLFVFTFLAIFFICWDFLIAKYEDRIAAFFSPGDQYLKKQWFWLKWVLCAALVIMIICWLILDTAKRGSRPLISFGGLVMYVLLMLIFSKYPTRVAWRPVFSGIGMQFILGLLILRTKVGFDVFSWLGIQIQTFLEYSDAGAKFVFGDKYTDHFFAFKVLPIVIFFSTVMSMLYHIGFMQWLIGKVGWIMHFFMGTTPVESLVAAGNIFVGQTESPLLVRPYLPYITESELHAVMTAGFATIAGSVLGAYISFGVSSSHLLTASVMSAPASLAVSKLFWPETEKPPVTLKSGIEMAKSESKNLLQAASQGASTSIGLVANIAVNVISFLALLSFLDSSLSWVGNLFDYPQLSFENICAYVFMPFSFMMGVDWEDSFIVGGLLGYKTFFNEFLAYERLSQLIQKRKNGGSMYINGVKQYMTVRSEVIATYALCGFANFGSLGLVIGGLSSIAPTKKKEIADSAFRAMIAGTVACFMTACVAGMLTAPGVEVPCHILLGNASNFTDFPPNSTELVECCQRLFTSANHSEVIFPAGNYSLNSWKVCCQILGQPAFHCT; from the exons ATGGAG GGGGATGAATACATCAATATTGAGAGTGATCTGCATGAAAACAAACGTGCCTCTGTAGATGATGAGCAACCACGCTTGAAAGG gcatttagaaaaaatatatgaTGAAGTCTGTGAATTTTGCAAGAAACATAAAACCAGAATTCATTATGTGTTCTATGGAGTTTTAATAACAG CATACTTCGCAGTAGTCATTGCAGCCTGCAGTTTGAATTTTCAGAGAGCTTTGCCACTCTTTGTCTTCACTTTCCTAGCCATCTTCTTcatctgctgggattttttaataGCTAAATATGAAGACAGAATTGCTGCATTCTTTTCCCCTGGAGATCAATATCTGAAAAAACAGTGGTTTTGGCTGAAATG GGTGCTGTGTGCAGCTCTTGTTATAATGATCATTTGCTGGCTCATCTTGGACACAGCAAAACGAGGATCCCGTCCGCTAATCTCCTTTGGTGGGCTTGTGATGTATGTTCTCCTGATGCTTATCTTTTCCAAATACCCAACCAGA GTTGCTTGGAGACCAGTATTTTCAGGAATAGGAATGCAGTTTATTCTTGGGCTTCTTATTCTGAGGACCAAAGTGGGTTTTGATGTATTTAGCTGGCTAGGCATTCAGATCCAG ACTTTTCTGGAGTACTCTGATGCAGGTGCCAAGTTTGTGTTTGGTGACAAATACACAGatcatttctttgcttttaag GTACTGCCAATTGTGATTTTCTTCAGTACGGTTATGTCTATGCTTTACCACATTGGATTCATGCAGTGGCTTATTGGAAAG gtTGGTTGGATAATGCACTTCTTCATGGGCACAACTCCTGTTGAGTCTCTGGTAGCTGCAGGTAACATATTTGTGGGACAG acagaGTCTCCTCTCCTGGTACGGCCTTACTTACCATATATCACCGAATCTGAGCTCCATGCAGTCATGACAGCAGGATTCGCAACTATTGCTGGAAGTGTCTTAGGAGCATATATTTCTTTTGGG GTCTCCTCCTCCCATCTACTGACTGCTTCCGTCATGTCAGCACCAGCATCATTAGCTGTCTCCAAATTATTCTGGCCTGAAACTGAAAAGCCTCCGGTAACTCTGAAGAGTGGCATAGAAATGGCAAAAAG TGAATCAAAGAACCTGCTGCAAGCAGCCAGTCAGGGTGCCTCTACGTCCATCGGGCTGGTAGCAAACATCGCCGTGAATGTAATCTCCTTCCTTGCCCTGCTGAGTTTCCTTGACTCATCCCTTTCTTGGGTGGGCAATTTGTTTGACTATCCACAGCTGAGCTTTGAG AACATTTGTGCTTATGTCTTCATGCCATTCTCTTTCATGATGGGAGTAGACTGGGAAGACAGTTTTATTGTTGGTGGACTACTAGGTTACAAAACTTTCTTCAATGAATTTTTGGCTTATGAGCGCCTTTCACAGCTGATTCAAAAACGAAAAAATGGTGGAAGCATGTACATTAATGGTGTGAAACAATATATGACA GTTCGCTCTGAAGTCATCGCCACCTATGCTCTCTGTGGCTTTGCCAACTTTGGCTCCCTGGGACTGGTAATAGGAGGCCTGT CAAGCATTGCTCCcacaaaaaagaaggaaatagcTGACAGTGCTTTCAGAGCAATGATTGCAGGAACTGTGGCGTGTTTCATGACAGCCTGTGTCGCAG GAATGCTGACTGCCCCTGGTGTGGAAGTTCCTTGCCATATTTTATTAGGAAATGCTTCCAACTTCACAGATTTCCCTCCCAACAGCACAGAGCTAGTTGAATGCTGCCAGCGTCTCTTCACCAG